DNA sequence from the Parambassis ranga chromosome 1, fParRan2.1, whole genome shotgun sequence genome:
TGAATTATGAATTATGAACACAGACTGGATGCTTCTAAACCAAGCAAAAACAGGACGGTCCCACCCTAAAATAGAAAGGGTGTTTACTAATAAACCAAAGTGAGCAGAGGACAAAGTTTGACTGGTGCATCGTCAATCCAACAAGTACATTAAGCGCTGTTTGGGAATGTTTAGTAAGAGACTTCATTGGAGTTGTCACACTGTTTGGTTCTGTATACTGTAGGTCATATTATACTGCTGTGGATAACTGTGGATAACTCGCTACTCACTTATGATTGGTCTGTGATGTATGTATATTAACACTATATTGAGCCACTGCAATGACATTATTGTTTCATATAAACTGACTGTACATCTGAATGAAAATAAAGTCTGTCTAAGAGTTCACGTCTTGGCTTTCATGTTCACCACTCTTTTCATGAAATAGATTTCCAACACATAATTCAAGGCTGGTATGTCAAATGAGAATATTGACATGTTATATAAATGTACAGTTGTAtgaagtgtttattattattattattttagggTGACCATCATCTGTCCAGGGCCTGCAGATGAAAAATACAGCTAAAGGCCAACTCTGGTGCATTTACAGAATTGTTAATGAATGTACATTGTCCCCGTCAAAtaaacttaataaataaaaataaactaaactgTCTTGgcattacatttttttgcatattGTGTATTCACTCTGCACCACAatgacaaacataaaacatacacTCAGAGTCATAAAAGACCATCTTCAGCGACAAGAAGAACATGGAGTTCTGCAGCAGATGGCCTGACCCCCCACAGAGCTCTGAGCTCCACACATGCCAGCTATCTTTAAAACTGCATGCATCCACATCACTGTGTATTCTCTTTGCAGCATTTAATGTGAGGTTAACTGATAAAAGTACACCACAAAAATGTCCAAAATTTGAGATGTTTTAACACAGTACACCGCATTTTACATTCCTCCAACTGTGGAGACCAACTGTGGATGATTATCTAATGAGTGGACAGCATGTCCAGTAATCTGTTGCTTTaagctaaaaaaatgttttctagaTGGTGAAGGATTGGTATCGCCTAGAAAAGGCAAACCTCCAGAGTTACAGCAAAACAAGTATCATGCAGAAAAACCTACCTGTAAATCTTTAAGATAAGCGATTTCATTAGGTAGACATTCCAACTTGTTTTCCTCCAAGTCCAGCTCCCGCAACTTTCTCAAATTCCCAATACCATGTGGTAACTTCTTGAGAAGATTATTGGACAATATTAACACCTGTGTAgacattttaatataaacattAATACATATTTTCCCCAGCAATCATTTAGGTATAAAAAACGCtataaaaactacaaatataTAACATAATGTCAAGGGTTGTTAAACTGTGTACTGACTTGTCTGTTGATTACATAAGCCACTAAAGGTGTCTATAGAATAACTGGTCCTACTGTGTATGTATACATGActcacctccagagagacaagACCGCACACGTCCTCAGGGATCTTCGTCAACTGATTGGTAGCCAGGTTAAGTTCAACCATGCTAGTCCATGTGCCAAAATCCAGCGGCAAAGAGGTTAACTGGTTGTCCTAAGGAAGACAATGGAAGACATAACTTTATTAGTGCTACAATGGACAATGACATGTCAGTGAATTAATACGAAGACGGCTCTGTCCAAGACATGGCTGACATGTTACCTGGCACCAAGATGAAATGTTTTCACAGGACACAGAAGTCCAAACACACCAAAAGCAAGTTAAGGTTAATGAATACCTGTACATGTCCCACTCAAGGCCAGTGTTAACACACCATTCAGACAGCCTTCACTCCTAAGTTAAATATGActcaacagatttttttttttaagtctggaGCCCCCTTTAAGAACAGCCTATCTGAAGAGTATATCAAACATGGTCAGGTTTAGATGATAACGGCTAAATCACCAGACCATGTTCGGTTGTATCCACTCTTACAGCTCCAGTTAAATGTAAAACAGCCAAGACAACTGTTCAATGCTGATCATCACAGACActaacacacattttaacactGTGTCACCAtgtaaaacaaatgtaacaaTGATGTTTAAATTCCATTCAGCTGCTCCTTTTTCAGCTTCCCAGTACTGCACACAACttataaacatgtaaatataccTTCATGTTAAGCTTGCTCAACACCTTGGCCCTGGAGAAGATGCCAAAGGGGATCTTGTTGATACGGTTGTGCTCCATGTTGAGGGAGTAGATGGTGGAGAACTGGGACGGTCCACCCACAGGGTACGACTGGAAGCAGTTCCTTGCCAGTGTTAAACTTGTCAGGTTGACCAAACTAGACAGCAGGCCCTGACCAAGCACATCAACAGCAACATGAGAGAAATCATTCAGTGTGAAGTGGCTGCACAAGCAGACCCCCAAAGCAGATCATCATGACAGTGCAACAACTAAAGGGCTAGCTATTTTAATACACACGGGCACAGTGGGATCTATGTTGACATTGTCAATTTtgcatttaaacaaaataaaagtcaagTCTTCAACTAATTATGGTTTTAATTGTATACTTAGACAGGGGATTAAATCTCAGGCTTTACTTACCTCTGGCAGCActgaaatgttgttgttttcaagGTTTAACTCCTCCAGTTCTCGACATTTGGCTAATGATCTGGGAATGGCTGACAATCGATTATATCTCAGACCTAAGCGATTTATGCTCGCCAGATTGCCtgtaacaacaataaaaaatgtatttagtaaaaacaaaatgcataaaagcaacatgcacaaacacaaaataatgtgGATACCTATAGTCTCTGGGAGGTCCAAGAGCTCGTTGTGCTGCAGGTCGAGGTTGGTTATTTGTGTGCAATTTCCAATCTCCTTCGGTAGGTGTTCCAACTGATTATGGGCAACATCCAGGGTGATAAGGTTGCATAGCTCCCCTACAGAAAGATGTGTGATGAATTCAGTTATTAATTACAGATTCCAGGTTGTGTTAATGCCACCAACCACTTTTGGGTGACAATTAACAGTGGGGTCTAGACAGTTGCAAGATATACAGAATGAATATAATATGTAAAGTAAATGATATGCATATGATGGCCAACATTCTGAAAAGAACACCAcctaaatgttttaaatgacaTGCAAATTAATGCTATTGTATCTTTATATGTTGGTCTAACTCACCTATCTCTGCAGGCAGCTGTTTAATCTTGTTCTCGCGGATGCTGAGCATGGTGAGCTTGGATAGGTTTCggatgtcctcctccaccgctGTGATGCGATTAAAGCGCAGGTATAGCGTGGCCAGAGACGTCAGGCGGTACACAACAGGCGGTATCTCTCTCAGCTTGTTGTGCCGGAGGTCAAGCATTCGAAGCTTTTTCAGGGAGTCGAGGGAGTCGGGCAAACTGGTCAGGGAGTTTTCGCTGAGGGCCAATGTGACCAAGCCTGATAGGCAACCTACCTCAGCTGGCAGGCTCTGCAGCTTGTTGCTGTACAAATAGAGTTCAGCCAGCTGCGTCAACTCCTTAATGGAGGTTGGTAGCATGTGAATGGACCGTTTAGACAGGTCCAGTCTCATCGAGTTCTCCTCCCGACACTTGTTAAGCTCTTTGATCACCTCGGCGTTGGACTTCTTACGTGTACCTAGTGCTGGGTTTGGCCGCTTTATCGTATTGTCAACATGGAAGGCAACACCCGGTGTTGAGCTGCTGGtgtccttctttccttctttggCATCTTTCCCTTTGGTCTTCGTTTCCTTGCCTCCATCCTTGACCAAGCTGGCCAAAGCCTTGGCCTCCTTTTCCCTTTCTTTACCAGCTGGACCACCTTTGGGGTCTTTTTCTTTTGAATCTTTTTCTTTGCCTAAAGTACTACTCATGTTGACGTGATCAGGCCTCCTGCAGAGTTGCTCATGAGAGTCTCTCTTGTGAGGTTACTTGTTCAGAAAAAAGGGACACAGATAGCCAAGGAGGCTTTTAAAGAAAACATCCCTGTGCAGGTCCACACATTCTGATTACCCTTGAAATAAAGGCTGTGTGATCCAAAGGTTTTTGGATACTTCTGACACTTTGTTCCTTTGTTATAATGCCATGGGAGAAAAAATCCTTTGAAGTAGCTGGATCATGACATCCATAGGCCACATGCTTAAGTGATGGAACAGCACACAATCCCAGGACCATCAGACAGAAGTTCTTTCAGGCTGCAAACGTCATCAAAGTTGATTTTAAACCTCTGTCAGGATATCTGCTGTCAggacaagaagaagagaaaatgtgTTCACAATTCAAATTTCATTTTCAGGAATTTAACATTTTTCATGTGAATAAAGGTTTCTGATTGTAATATCAGGCACCTGTTgctatattttttcattttgttatagTTTCTAGATAAAGAGATGACCTTTATCCAGATGTTATGTGTCAGTGGATTAAGTAACCTTAATAGCCTGACAGCATTCTTCCTtgaccaaaacaaaacacactccaCAAGGTTAGCTGGGCTCAGTTTGTCATGTCTTTACATGACAAACTGAGC
Encoded proteins:
- the shoc2 gene encoding leucine-rich repeat protein SHOC-2 yields the protein MSSTLGKEKDSKEKDPKGGPAGKEREKEAKALASLVKDGGKETKTKGKDAKEGKKDTSSSTPGVAFHVDNTIKRPNPALGTRKKSNAEVIKELNKCREENSMRLDLSKRSIHMLPTSIKELTQLAELYLYSNKLQSLPAEVGCLSGLVTLALSENSLTSLPDSLDSLKKLRMLDLRHNKLREIPPVVYRLTSLATLYLRFNRITAVEEDIRNLSKLTMLSIRENKIKQLPAEIGELCNLITLDVAHNQLEHLPKEIGNCTQITNLDLQHNELLDLPETIGNLASINRLGLRYNRLSAIPRSLAKCRELEELNLENNNISVLPEGLLSSLVNLTSLTLARNCFQSYPVGGPSQFSTIYSLNMEHNRINKIPFGIFSRAKVLSKLNMKDNQLTSLPLDFGTWTSMVELNLATNQLTKIPEDVCGLVSLEVLILSNNLLKKLPHGIGNLRKLRELDLEENKLECLPNEIAYLKDLQKLVLTNNQLTTLPRGIGHLTNLTHLGLGENLLQHLPEEIGTLENLEELYLNDNPNLHSLPFELALCSKLSIMSIENCPLTHLPPQIVAGGPSFIIQFLKMQGPYRAMV